The following are from one region of the Bacillus sp. (in: firmicutes) genome:
- a CDS encoding CidA/LrgA family protein: protein MYFRIIFQIGILYLFYYIGLWIQTTFHLVMPGSIIGMLLLFGLLMTGKFKAAWVEKGASFLLAHLSLLFIPITVGVIDFFDLFKGRGLFSIIVVSLSTILVMVTSSFVSQWLAERKEGRIQLRSEDGSRL, encoded by the coding sequence ATGTATTTTCGGATTATTTTTCAAATTGGTATTCTTTATTTGTTTTACTACATAGGTTTATGGATTCAAACCACCTTCCATTTAGTAATGCCGGGGAGCATTATTGGGATGCTCCTTTTATTCGGTTTATTGATGACGGGAAAGTTTAAAGCGGCGTGGGTTGAAAAAGGGGCAAGTTTTTTACTCGCCCATTTGTCATTATTATTTATTCCTATCACTGTCGGGGTTATTGACTTTTTTGATTTATTTAAAGGCCGTGGTTTATTTTCAATTATCGTCGTTAGCTTAAGCACTATTTTAGTTATGGTGACATCTTCGTTTGTTAGCCAATGGCTTGCAGAGAGGAAAGAGGGCCGAATACAGCTGCGATCCGAGGATGGGAGTAGACTATGA
- a CDS encoding LrgB family protein yields the protein MSFVIAFIAIIGTILTYNFMKKVYIKFYTPFMVPIVTATVFLVCFLLLFHIPYETYMVGGKWIVHLLGPAVVALAYPLYKQMATIKQFAIPIITGVFVGTFVGIISGIELALLFDVEPLTLYSLVPKSVTSPVAMDIATVIGGNPTLAAVFVMVAGVIGAVLGPYLLKWIHVTHFIGRGIGFGTSAHGIGTSKALEMGEKEGALSSIAMTLSTIFASLLSPFLVHLLL from the coding sequence ATGAGTTTCGTTATTGCATTTATTGCTATTATTGGTACAATCCTAACATATAATTTTATGAAAAAAGTATATATAAAGTTTTATACACCTTTTATGGTGCCAATTGTTACAGCAACAGTATTTTTAGTGTGCTTTTTATTATTGTTTCACATCCCCTATGAAACTTATATGGTTGGCGGGAAATGGATTGTCCATTTATTAGGACCGGCCGTCGTTGCCTTAGCTTATCCGTTATATAAACAAATGGCTACAATTAAGCAATTCGCCATTCCGATTATTACAGGAGTTTTTGTTGGAACGTTTGTTGGCATTATTAGCGGGATTGAATTAGCATTACTTTTTGATGTTGAACCATTAACGCTATATTCCCTCGTTCCAAAATCAGTTACTTCCCCAGTAGCAATGGATATTGCTACAGTAATCGGTGGAAATCCAACATTAGCTGCGGTTTTTGTAATGGTAGCAGGTGTTATAGGTGCTGTTTTAGGGCCATATCTGTTAAAATGGATACATGTAACCCATTTTATTGGAAGAGGAATAGGATTTGGTACGTCTGCACATGGGATTGGTACATCGAAGGCTTTGGAAATGGGAGAAAAGGAAGGAGCGCTTAGCTCAATTGCGATGACCCTTAGTACCATTTTTGCTTCGTTATTAAGTCCCTTTCTCGTACATCTATTATTATAA
- a CDS encoding NERD domain-containing protein yields the protein MAQLIKLQDFISRYETDIFRYPSQYLRLKRERWELIKAACSLDEGSVEDKPNFENTQSGGVKFAGFEDYDEDWLESGKKGVLGTIKHWFKKSKNGVETDDINTEFDNEAPNILWDKRKTKEEIKQEFLDEIFRFQINWASSTILDRSFVGEEIYHDDVLKYFLQHFPDNYFLLYKPTLFVKKAPIDLEIILISPVATFCISIVESDEMSVFEMDRGRYWFETIGEKNIKRINPLLSLNRAESLVKGYYNHYNVEMPVHKIVLSRTGYIEGNYEPPNTFFVDKRNYSDWYARLRRLPSPIKYVQLKGAQALLKHTQSTYVRRNEWEKTEDEIYFNDDDPDFF from the coding sequence GTGGCACAGTTAATTAAATTACAGGATTTTATATCCCGTTATGAAACTGATATTTTCCGTTATCCAAGTCAATATTTACGTTTAAAAAGAGAACGCTGGGAATTAATCAAAGCTGCATGTTCTCTTGATGAGGGTAGTGTAGAAGATAAGCCGAATTTTGAAAATACTCAAAGTGGCGGTGTAAAATTCGCTGGTTTTGAGGATTATGATGAAGACTGGCTAGAAAGTGGGAAAAAAGGCGTACTTGGAACGATAAAACACTGGTTTAAAAAATCAAAAAATGGTGTGGAAACAGACGATATAAATACAGAATTTGATAATGAAGCACCAAATATTTTATGGGATAAAAGAAAAACAAAAGAAGAAATAAAGCAAGAATTTCTTGACGAAATCTTTCGCTTTCAAATCAATTGGGCAAGTTCGACGATTCTTGACCGCTCCTTTGTTGGTGAGGAGATTTATCATGATGATGTTCTGAAATACTTTTTACAACATTTCCCAGATAACTATTTTTTATTATATAAGCCTACTTTATTCGTAAAAAAAGCGCCGATTGATTTAGAGATTATTTTAATAAGCCCTGTGGCAACCTTTTGTATATCAATTGTTGAAAGCGATGAAATGAGCGTTTTTGAAATGGACCGAGGTCGCTATTGGTTTGAGACGATTGGGGAGAAAAATATTAAAAGGATCAATCCTTTGCTTTCTTTAAATCGGGCCGAAAGTTTAGTAAAGGGGTATTATAACCATTATAATGTTGAGATGCCGGTCCATAAAATTGTCCTATCTAGAACAGGATATATAGAAGGGAATTATGAACCACCTAATACATTTTTTGTTGATAAAAGAAATTATAGTGATTGGTATGCACGATTACGAAGGCTTCCATCCCCTATTAAATACGTTCAATTAAAAGGGGCACAGGCGCTTTTAAAACATACTCAGTCAACGTATGTGCGCAGGAATGAATGGGAGAAAACTGAAGATGAGATTTATTTTAATGATGATGATCCTGATTTTTTTTAA
- the pulA gene encoding type I pullulanase, whose translation MSWFEAYLDEMDIVTILFSKERPSVDHKQFVLSDGIKTYSLSIIKTEQLLTETKYICKSSAEVELGKKYTVSDFFGNQTDLLIGSVIRTARFDQLFFYDGNDLGVTFSPKKSIFKVWAPTAEGVTLLFYNKKGQVIRAMNMVRGNKGVWSLELDGNHEGKYYRYNVYVNKTWRDAVDPYVKAVSVNGEYGIIIDSDKAFVPRQSQHLPPFTSPTDAIIYETHIRDFSIHPESGVKNKGKYVAFCEEGTKGPNNCLTCLDYIVDLGITHLELLPFNDFGGVNETSWQEQYNWGYNPVHYNAPEGSYATDPYDPYVRIREAKEMIEALHRKGIRVIMDVVYNHVYKLEYSSFRKIVPGYYFRYNEFGFLSNGTGVGNDIASERLMVRKFIIDSVLYWIKEYNIDGFRFDLMGILDIETMNAIRCAIDEIDPSIIMIGEGWNLDTALPVNELAIMKNATKMPRIAHFNDVFRNTVKGSIFDLLDQGFISGDTKGVESLKYLFAGSIRLSNDVKGMFSSPAQSVNYVECHDNHTLWDKLAICNADESVEIRRKRHYLAIAIALLSQGIPFLHSGMEFFRTKYGEGNSYNQPDKINQLDWARKSMYENYIPLIKKIIAIRKAHPAFRLATAKKIRKHYTWLNISPNLVGFMLDELADIDSWKKIIVLFNNGLIQKEFLLNDDNVWNIVTFSGTDDVNKSGTSQVKNKVMIEPLSTLILYKTF comes from the coding sequence ATGAGCTGGTTTGAAGCATATTTAGATGAAATGGATATCGTTACTATCTTGTTTTCAAAAGAAAGGCCTTCAGTTGACCATAAACAATTTGTTTTAAGTGATGGAATCAAAACGTATTCCTTGTCAATTATAAAAACGGAACAATTATTAACGGAAACAAAATATATTTGCAAGTCATCGGCCGAAGTAGAACTTGGAAAAAAATATACCGTATCAGATTTCTTTGGCAATCAAACGGATCTACTCATTGGTTCTGTTATTCGGACAGCGAGATTTGACCAGTTGTTTTTTTATGACGGAAATGATTTAGGAGTAACCTTTTCGCCAAAGAAATCAATTTTCAAGGTATGGGCCCCAACAGCCGAGGGTGTTACGCTTTTATTTTACAATAAAAAAGGCCAAGTAATCCGGGCAATGAATATGGTGCGTGGCAATAAAGGGGTTTGGTCGCTAGAATTAGATGGAAATCATGAGGGGAAGTATTATCGTTATAATGTATATGTAAATAAAACTTGGCGTGATGCTGTCGATCCATATGTAAAAGCCGTGTCCGTGAATGGGGAATATGGAATTATAATTGACAGTGATAAAGCGTTTGTCCCTAGACAATCACAGCATTTGCCGCCCTTTACATCTCCGACAGACGCCATTATCTATGAAACTCATATTCGTGATTTTTCAATCCATCCGGAAAGCGGCGTAAAAAACAAAGGAAAATATGTAGCATTTTGTGAAGAAGGAACAAAAGGCCCTAATAATTGTTTGACATGTCTAGATTATATCGTTGATCTTGGCATTACTCATCTTGAACTCTTGCCGTTTAATGATTTTGGCGGGGTTAATGAAACATCTTGGCAGGAGCAATATAATTGGGGCTATAATCCTGTTCATTATAATGCACCAGAAGGAAGCTATGCAACAGATCCGTATGATCCTTATGTTCGCATTCGGGAAGCAAAGGAAATGATTGAAGCGCTTCATCGTAAAGGTATTCGTGTTATTATGGATGTCGTTTACAATCATGTTTATAAGCTTGAATATTCTTCCTTTAGAAAAATAGTTCCAGGGTATTACTTCCGTTATAACGAATTTGGGTTTCTATCTAATGGGACAGGAGTTGGAAACGATATTGCATCAGAACGTCTTATGGTGCGAAAATTCATTATTGATTCTGTCCTATACTGGATTAAAGAATATAATATTGATGGTTTTCGTTTTGATTTGATGGGGATATTGGATATTGAGACGATGAATGCAATCCGTTGTGCAATCGATGAAATTGACCCGTCAATCATTATGATCGGCGAAGGCTGGAATTTGGATACGGCATTACCTGTAAACGAACTGGCGATTATGAAGAATGCTACCAAAATGCCGAGGATTGCTCATTTTAATGATGTGTTCCGCAATACAGTAAAGGGCAGTATTTTTGATTTATTGGATCAAGGCTTTATTTCAGGCGATACAAAGGGTGTAGAAAGCTTGAAATATCTTTTTGCAGGTAGTATACGCCTTTCGAACGATGTAAAAGGAATGTTCTCATCACCGGCACAAAGTGTGAATTATGTAGAATGTCATGACAATCATACGCTATGGGATAAGTTGGCAATCTGTAATGCTGATGAATCTGTTGAAATTAGGAGAAAACGGCATTATCTTGCCATCGCCATCGCTTTACTTTCACAAGGAATACCTTTTCTCCACAGTGGTATGGAGTTTTTTCGGACAAAATATGGTGAAGGCAATAGCTATAATCAGCCTGATAAGATTAATCAGCTTGATTGGGCAAGAAAAAGCATGTACGAGAATTATATTCCTTTAATAAAAAAAATAATTGCAATTCGAAAAGCCCACCCAGCCTTTCGGTTGGCAACGGCCAAAAAAATTCGAAAACATTATACATGGTTGAACATATCACCTAATCTAGTTGGTTTTATGCTTGATGAATTAGCTGATATTGACTCTTGGAAAAAAATCATCGTGCTATTTAATAACGGCCTTATTCAAAAAGAATTTCTGCTGAATGATGATAATGTATGGAATATAGTAACATTTAGTGGAACAGATGATGTAAATAAAAGTGGAACGAGTCAAGTGAAAAATAAAGTGATGATTGAACCACTTTCAACATTGATTCTTTATAAAACATTCTAG
- a CDS encoding phosphotransferase family protein, with product MSLGLGKGWEVFPAGGATGEAYIAQYEGQNKLFLKRNSSPFLAVLSAEGIVPKLIWTKRMENGDVITAQHWLQGRELKPIDMASIAVATLLSKIHHSKELLTMLQKLGKKQIPPIELLAALKQKLAQMNMSENIVESSIRFLEEELPYINQDILCVCHCDINHNNWLMSDHEELYLIDWDGAMIADPALDLGPLLYLYIPKENWKDWLVHYGIDLTVDLERRMQWYIIYQAIAAIIWHNDRNEISQCQQWIRDLEQMMYPFSQE from the coding sequence ATTAGTTTAGGGTTAGGAAAAGGTTGGGAGGTTTTTCCCGCAGGTGGTGCCACTGGCGAAGCCTACATCGCTCAATATGAAGGCCAAAACAAACTTTTCCTGAAAAGAAATTCCTCCCCGTTTTTGGCTGTGTTATCTGCTGAAGGGATTGTGCCAAAGTTAATTTGGACAAAAAGAATGGAAAACGGCGATGTCATTACAGCACAACATTGGTTACAGGGGAGAGAGTTAAAACCAATTGATATGGCAAGCATTGCTGTTGCTACTCTTTTAAGTAAAATACATCATTCAAAAGAACTTCTTACTATGCTGCAAAAGCTTGGAAAAAAACAAATACCGCCAATCGAATTATTAGCGGCTTTAAAACAAAAATTAGCGCAAATGAATATGTCTGAAAATATTGTAGAGTCTTCTATTCGTTTTTTAGAGGAAGAGTTACCATATATAAATCAAGACATTTTATGTGTTTGTCATTGCGATATCAATCATAATAATTGGCTGATGAGTGATCATGAGGAACTATATTTAATTGATTGGGATGGAGCGATGATTGCGGACCCAGCTTTAGATTTGGGTCCATTACTATACTTGTATATCCCTAAAGAAAACTGGAAAGATTGGCTTGTCCATTATGGTATAGATTTGACTGTAGATTTGGAAAGAAGAATGCAATGGTACATTATTTACCAAGCAATAGCAGCAATTATATGGCATAACGATCGTAACGAAATTAGTCAATGCCAACAGTGGATTAGGGATTTAGAGCAAATGATGTATCCATTTTCTCAGGAATGA
- the trmB gene encoding tRNA (guanosine(46)-N7)-methyltransferase TrmB: MRLRNKPWAYDKIKEHPNALIASPEHFCGKWKTEIFRNGNPIHIEIGMGKGTFINGMARQHSEINFIGVEKYTSVIVSALELTLENNLPNVRLLNIDANTLPAIFEKGELSRIYLNFSDPWPKNRHEKRRLTHESFLAMYERVLVKGGEIHLKTDNQGLFEYSLESFSRYGMIIKNISLDLHHSDMKGNVMTEYEEKFSKKGNRIYRCEAKFR; encoded by the coding sequence ATGAGATTGCGAAATAAACCATGGGCATATGATAAAATAAAAGAACATCCGAATGCGCTTATTGCTTCGCCAGAACACTTTTGCGGCAAATGGAAAACTGAGATTTTTCGTAATGGAAATCCAATCCACATTGAAATAGGGATGGGAAAAGGAACATTTATTAATGGAATGGCTAGACAACACTCGGAAATAAATTTTATTGGGGTTGAAAAATATACGAGTGTAATCGTCAGTGCGTTAGAGCTTACGCTTGAAAATAATCTGCCAAATGTGAGGTTATTAAATATAGATGCAAATACATTGCCAGCAATCTTTGAAAAAGGAGAGCTTTCACGAATTTATTTAAATTTTTCAGACCCGTGGCCGAAAAACAGACACGAAAAAAGACGATTAACCCATGAATCATTTTTAGCGATGTATGAAAGGGTGCTAGTGAAAGGTGGGGAAATACACCTGAAAACAGATAACCAAGGGCTATTTGAATATTCATTAGAAAGTTTTTCAAGATACGGGATGATTATTAAAAACATTAGCCTTGATCTCCATCATAGCGATATGAAGGGGAATGTCATGACAGAGTATGAAGAGAAGTTTTCGAAAAAAGGCAATAGGATTTACCGTTGTGAGGCGAAATTCCGTTAG
- a CDS encoding M42 family metallopeptidase, whose translation MNKETLQLFKTLTELPGASGFEHNVRKFMRTELEKYADEMIQDNLGSIFGVKKGRGDGPKVMVAGHMDEVGFMVTQITDNGLLRFQPLGGWWNQVLLAQRVEIITDNGPIIGVISSVPPHLLDEETRKKPMDIKNMLIDIGADDKEDAICLGIKPGQQIVPICPFTPMANEKKIVAKAWDNRYGCGLAIELLKETKNETLPNILYAGATVQEEVGLRGAQTAANLIQPDIFYALDASPANDASGEKEVFGHLGHGVLLRILDRTMVTHRGIREFILDTAESAKIPYQYFVSQGGTDAGRVHTTNNGVPSAVIGICARYIHTSASIIHVDDYAAAKELLVTLVRKTDQTTIETIRKNS comes from the coding sequence ATGAATAAAGAAACGCTACAGCTATTTAAAACATTAACAGAGCTTCCGGGAGCTTCTGGCTTTGAACATAATGTTCGTAAATTTATGAGAACTGAACTAGAAAAATATGCTGATGAAATGATACAAGACAATTTAGGTAGTATTTTTGGCGTTAAAAAAGGCCGTGGGGACGGACCTAAAGTAATGGTGGCAGGTCATATGGATGAAGTTGGCTTCATGGTCACGCAAATTACCGATAACGGTCTGCTCCGTTTTCAACCATTAGGTGGATGGTGGAACCAAGTGCTACTTGCCCAGCGTGTCGAAATAATAACAGATAACGGTCCGATTATTGGTGTTATTTCCTCTGTTCCTCCACATTTGCTTGATGAGGAGACAAGGAAAAAGCCGATGGATATTAAAAATATGTTAATTGACATTGGCGCGGATGATAAAGAAGATGCGATATGCCTTGGCATTAAACCAGGACAGCAAATTGTACCGATTTGCCCATTTACACCGATGGCAAATGAAAAGAAAATAGTAGCGAAGGCTTGGGATAATCGCTACGGCTGTGGCCTAGCCATTGAGCTTTTAAAAGAAACGAAAAACGAAACGCTGCCAAACATCCTTTATGCTGGAGCAACTGTTCAAGAAGAAGTTGGCTTGCGCGGGGCGCAGACAGCTGCCAACTTAATTCAACCAGATATTTTTTATGCACTAGATGCAAGCCCTGCAAATGATGCTTCTGGAGAAAAAGAAGTATTTGGTCATTTAGGCCATGGTGTATTATTAAGAATTCTTGATCGCACGATGGTTACCCATCGCGGGATTCGTGAGTTTATCCTTGATACTGCCGAAAGTGCGAAAATCCCTTACCAATATTTTGTATCGCAAGGCGGAACAGATGCTGGGCGTGTTCATACTACGAATAACGGTGTTCCATCAGCCGTAATCGGAATTTGCGCACGTTACATCCACACATCTGCTTCAATTATTCACGTTGATGATTATGCAGCCGCGAAAGAATTATTAGTAACCCTTGTAAGAAAAACAGATCAAACAACAATCGAAACAATTCGTAAAAATAGTTAG
- a CDS encoding DUF1444 domain-containing protein, whose translation MTSLKMKNILSERLQRKNWTIEYDHKSEQLRIEDKETNKGITISMPTIVSKWEDRKEKAIDEIVYYVEEALKVMSGEQNLTGKEKSIFPVLRSSSFPTETNDGKKLLSEEHTAETRIYFALDLGTSYRLIDLPLIELEGWTEERVKEVARFNIRSLHCNFKKDEVAGNLFYFINTNDGYDASRILNDSLLEQMQGRIEGTMTIAIPHQDVLIFGDIRNEQGFNILGQMTMHFFAEGRVPITALPFLYENKELEPIFVLAQNKRH comes from the coding sequence ATGACAAGTTTAAAAATGAAAAATATTTTAAGCGAACGATTGCAAAGAAAGAATTGGACCATTGAATATGATCATAAAAGCGAACAGCTTCGCATTGAAGATAAAGAAACGAATAAGGGAATCACCATTTCTATGCCTACTATCGTTTCGAAGTGGGAAGATCGAAAGGAAAAAGCGATTGATGAAATCGTTTATTATGTGGAAGAAGCTTTGAAGGTGATGAGCGGTGAACAAAATTTAACTGGAAAAGAAAAAAGTATTTTTCCAGTGCTCCGTTCGAGCTCATTTCCTACAGAAACAAACGACGGAAAAAAGCTTTTATCGGAAGAGCATACAGCTGAAACGAGGATTTACTTTGCATTAGATTTAGGAACATCGTATCGATTGATAGATTTACCTTTAATTGAACTAGAAGGCTGGACGGAGGAACGCGTAAAAGAAGTCGCACGGTTTAATATTAGATCCTTACATTGTAATTTTAAAAAAGACGAAGTAGCAGGTAATCTATTTTATTTTATAAATACGAATGACGGCTATGATGCTAGCCGTATTTTAAATGATTCTTTATTAGAACAGATGCAGGGAAGAATAGAAGGCACAATGACTATAGCCATTCCTCACCAAGATGTTTTAATCTTCGGTGATATCCGAAATGAGCAAGGCTTTAACATTCTTGGCCAAATGACAATGCATTTTTTTGCGGAAGGTCGTGTACCGATTACTGCACTTCCATTTCTATATGAGAATAAAGAGCTTGAGCCAATCTTTGTATTAGCTCAAAATAAACGACATTAA
- a CDS encoding DNA translocase FtsK, with product MKNNWFKRLFGLNEGEDEEKEVSSISEQENSSQQRPVYNSQNQEAKVVYDYPKGHFRFPVIPDANSYQKTTETSHSNSNWTINTSVRRKQKAEQQYFTHPQADDEYVPNITRKEFRKEQRGRRQSREREQTNMTVHTTSKKPFKPTEVPSPVYGFSRPKREFIHEEITETVETLEETRLEQEFQTSEATKIEAEIQTSIDDIEIDAEDIETDDVTEIAVKAQTTSDNVEIEPEVEPKVEANDIESINGADVVAIHEESLKEETRKRSGIPFNVLMLKQDKDAFKSKQPEPPKAVPEKGVAKPPLSLLEVPPLEVEEDEEWLQEQSRLLDYAFESFHVGAKVVKATKGPAVTQFEVQPELGVRVNKITNLADDLKLALAAKDIRIEAPIPGKSTVGIEVPNRKSRPVLIREILRSPVFQRDASPLVVALGLDISGQPVVTDLKKMPHGLIAGATGSGKSVCINSIIISLLYKASPHEVKLMLIDPKMVELAPYNNLPHLVSPVITDVKAATAALKWAVEEMERRYEIFAHEGVRDITRFNERVLNENPHGEIMPYLVIIIDELADLMMVSPTDVEDAICRIAQKARACGIHLLLATQRPSVDVITGLIKANVPTRIAFSVSSQVDSRTIIDISGAEKLLGRGDMLFLENGANKPVRIQGNFVKDEEIERVTHFVRKQMKPNYLFVQEELMKQSFDVGIDDELFEEACQFVIEQDGASASGLQRRFRIGYNRAARLVDMMEAQGIVSEAKGSKPREILVTKEQLESRQ from the coding sequence ATGAAGAATAATTGGTTTAAAAGGTTGTTTGGTTTAAATGAAGGGGAAGATGAAGAAAAAGAAGTTAGCAGCATATCGGAACAGGAAAATTCGAGCCAACAACGACCAGTCTATAATAGCCAAAATCAGGAAGCAAAGGTCGTCTATGATTATCCAAAGGGCCATTTTCGTTTTCCAGTAATACCAGATGCCAATAGTTACCAGAAGACAACTGAGACTTCTCATTCAAATTCAAATTGGACTATAAACACTAGTGTCCGAAGGAAGCAAAAAGCGGAACAACAGTACTTTACACATCCGCAAGCGGATGATGAATATGTTCCAAATATAACGAGAAAGGAATTTAGAAAAGAACAAAGAGGTCGAAGACAAAGCCGAGAACGAGAACAAACAAACATGACGGTTCACACAACTTCGAAAAAACCATTTAAACCAACTGAGGTTCCATCGCCGGTTTATGGGTTTTCAAGGCCAAAACGAGAATTTATTCATGAAGAAATAACAGAAACTGTAGAGACTTTAGAAGAAACAAGATTGGAACAAGAATTTCAAACATCTGAAGCTACAAAAATTGAGGCTGAAATTCAGACAAGCATTGATGATATAGAAATTGATGCTGAAGATATAGAAACCGATGATGTTACTGAAATTGCTGTCAAGGCTCAGACAACTAGTGATAATGTTGAAATTGAACCTGAGGTTGAACCTAAGGTTGAAGCCAATGACATTGAATCCATTAACGGCGCAGATGTTGTAGCAATTCATGAGGAAAGCCTGAAAGAAGAGACTAGAAAAAGAAGTGGCATCCCATTCAATGTGTTGATGTTAAAGCAAGATAAGGATGCTTTTAAAAGCAAACAGCCCGAGCCTCCAAAGGCAGTTCCTGAAAAAGGCGTTGCAAAGCCGCCTTTAAGCCTGCTTGAAGTGCCACCTTTAGAGGTTGAAGAGGATGAGGAATGGCTTCAAGAACAAAGTCGGCTTTTAGATTATGCGTTTGAAAGCTTCCATGTTGGAGCAAAGGTCGTGAAAGCAACGAAAGGACCAGCTGTTACGCAATTTGAAGTGCAGCCTGAGCTAGGTGTTCGCGTTAATAAAATTACGAATTTAGCAGATGATTTGAAGCTGGCTTTAGCTGCTAAAGACATCCGTATCGAAGCGCCAATCCCCGGGAAAAGTACAGTCGGTATTGAAGTGCCTAATCGCAAAAGTCGGCCTGTTTTAATTCGCGAAATTTTACGCAGTCCTGTATTCCAAAGGGATGCTTCACCGCTAGTTGTGGCGCTTGGTTTGGATATTTCTGGTCAACCGGTTGTTACTGATCTTAAGAAAATGCCTCATGGCTTAATTGCTGGGGCAACGGGGTCGGGAAAAAGTGTTTGCATTAACTCAATTATTATCAGTTTGCTTTACAAAGCTTCACCGCATGAAGTGAAGCTCATGTTAATCGACCCGAAAATGGTGGAGCTTGCACCATATAACAACCTGCCACATTTAGTTAGTCCGGTTATTACTGATGTAAAAGCGGCAACGGCAGCATTAAAATGGGCGGTAGAAGAAATGGAGCGGCGCTATGAGATTTTTGCTCATGAAGGTGTCCGCGATATTACCCGCTTTAATGAAAGGGTATTAAACGAAAACCCCCATGGGGAAATCATGCCTTACTTAGTGATTATTATTGATGAATTAGCGGATTTAATGATGGTTTCACCAACAGATGTTGAAGATGCCATTTGTCGTATCGCCCAAAAAGCACGCGCCTGCGGCATTCATTTGCTATTAGCTACCCAACGCCCTTCTGTTGACGTTATTACCGGCTTAATTAAAGCAAATGTACCTACAAGAATTGCTTTTTCTGTTTCATCCCAGGTTGATTCTAGAACGATTATTGATATTAGTGGGGCTGAAAAGCTTTTAGGGCGAGGCGATATGCTCTTTTTAGAAAATGGCGCCAATAAGCCTGTGCGAATTCAAGGTAATTTTGTTAAGGATGAAGAGATTGAAAGAGTTACTCATTTTGTTCGGAAGCAAATGAAGCCAAATTATTTATTCGTACAAGAAGAATTGATGAAACAATCATTTGATGTCGGTATTGATGATGAATTATTCGAAGAAGCCTGCCAGTTTGTCATCGAACAGGATGGTGCATCTGCTTCAGGTTTGCAGCGGCGTTTTCGAATCGGCTATAATCGTGCCGCTAGATTAGTAGATATGATGGAAGCGCAAGGAATCGTCTCTGAAGCGAAAGGCTCGAAACCACGTGAAATTCTTGTCACAAAGGAGCAACTAGAAAGTAGGCAATAA